GCGAGATGCACTCCGTGTACGGCGACCCGGCCCACGCCGCGCTGACCGCGGCGTTGACCGAACTGCTGCACGAGTTGCAGGCCGCCGTCGGCGACCGGCCCCACCTGCCCGGATAGCCGCCCGTGGACGACCGGCGCCGCTCCACGCAGCCGGAGTCGTGCCACGGGTGCTGCCGGCGTCAGCGCTCGTGGCATTCGCTGCGCTGGCATGCCGGCGGGGCGGCGGTGTAGGGTGGGCGGCATGAGTGAACAGCTACCCACCCGCCCGCTCGGCTCCACCGGGGAACGGGTGTCGATTCTCGGCATGGGCGGCGCCCACGTCGCCGGCGTCGGGGCCGCCAACTCCGACGCCGAGGTGGTGCGCGTGATACAGCACGCCATCGACCGTGGCGTGACCTTCATGGACAACGCCTGGGAGTACAACGGGGGCCGCTCGGAGACCCTCATGGGGCAGGCGATCGAGCACCGCCGCGACGAAGTGTTCCTGATGACCAAGGTGTGCGCCCGCGACCGCGCCGGCGCGCTGTCCAACCTGGAAGACAGCCTGCGCCGCCTGCGCACCGACGTGATCGACCTGTGGCAGTTCCACGAGATCAACTACGCCTCCGACGACGAGATGGTGTTCGCCGCCGACGGCGCCGCCGAGGCGGCGCACCAGGCGCTGGCCGACGGCAAGGTGCGCTACGTCGGCTGCACCGGCCACAAGGATCCCGCCTACCTGCTGGCGATGCTCGGCCACGAGTTCCCGTGGGCATCGGTGCAGATGCCGGTTACGGTGATGGACCCGCACTACAAGAGCTTCATTCGCGGCGTGCTGCCGGAGGCACAACGGCGCGGTGTCGGCGTGCTC
The sequence above is drawn from the Spirochaetaceae bacterium genome and encodes:
- a CDS encoding aldo/keto reductase; this translates as MSEQLPTRPLGSTGERVSILGMGGAHVAGVGAANSDAEVVRVIQHAIDRGVTFMDNAWEYNGGRSETLMGQAIEHRRDEVFLMTKVCARDRAGALSNLEDSLRRLRTDVIDLWQFHEINYASDDEMVFAADGAAEAAHQALADGKVRYVGCTGHKDPAYLLAMLGHEFPWASVQMPVTVMDPHYKSFIRGVLPEAQRRGVGVLGMKALGGRTQFLTRAGLSAAECLRFAMSQPISTLISGMTTTGMVDHNADLARDFTPMSAEEQEAILARVRPVAADGRLEWYKSTQAFDAPPHRHQHGFPTADELPVMVGDTRSA